The following are encoded together in the Balaenoptera acutorostrata chromosome 9, mBalAcu1.1, whole genome shotgun sequence genome:
- the APOA5 gene encoding apolipoprotein A-V isoform X3: MRVPCVCTSCGRSHGWLGSLKDRLEPDLSNMDNFLEKLGPLNGQGREPPGLPRDPVGMRQQLQEELEEVRERLEPYMAEVHERVGWNLEGLRRQLQPYTVELMEQVALRVQELQEQLRVVGEGTKAQLLGGVEEARSLLQELQNRVAHHTGRVKALFHPYAERLVTGIGHHVQELHRSVAPHAAASPARLSRCVQVLSRKLTLKAKALHTRIQQNLDQLREELSAFAGAGADGAEEEAQPDPQVLSQEVRQRLQAFRHDTFLQIAAFTRAIDQETKQIQQQLAPPPPGHSAFAPEFLQGDGGKARSELQARLDDLWEDINYSLRDHSPGHLGEP; encoded by the exons ATGCGTGTGCCATGTGTTTGCACTTCCTGTGGGAGGAGTCATGGTTGGCTTGG GAGCCTGAAAGACAGACTTGAGCCAGACCTCAGCAATATGGACAACTTCCTGGAAAAGCTGGGCCCTCTGAATGGGCAGGGGAGGGAACCTCCCGGGCTCCCACGCGACCCGGTGGGCATGcggcagcagctgcaggaggagctggaggaagtgagggagcGTCTGGAGCCCTACATGGCGGAGGTGCATGAGCGCGTGGGCTGGAACCTGGAGGGGTTACGGCGGCAGCTGCAGCCCTACACGGTGGAGCTGATGGAGCAGGTGGCCCTGCGCGTGCAGGAGCTGCAGGAGCAGTTGCGCGTGGTCGGAGAGGGCACCAAGGCCCAGCTGCTGGGGGGCGTGGAAGAGGCGCGCAGCCTGCTGCAGGAGCTGCAGAACCGCGTGGCACACCACACTGGCCGCGTCAAGGCGCTCTTCCACCCGTACGCGGAGCGCCTGGTGACCGGCATCGGGCACCACGTGCAGGAGCTGCACCGCAGCGTGGCGCCGCACGCGGCCGCCAGCCCGGCGCGCCTCAGCCGCTGCGTGCAGGTGCTCTCGCGCAAGCTCACGCTCAAGGCCAAGGCCCTGCACACGCGCATCCAGCAGAACCTCGACCAGCTGCGCGAAGAGCTCAGCGCCTTTGCTGGCGCCGGCGCTGACGGTGCGGAGGAAGAGGCCCAGCCGGACCCCCAGGTGCTGTCTCAGGAGGTGCGCCAACGACTCCAGGCTTTCCGCCACGACACCTTCCTGCAGATTGCCGCCTTCACCCGCGCCATTGACCAAGAGACCAAGCAGATCCAGCAGCAGCTGGCGCCGCCTCCGCCAGGCCACAGCGCCTTCGCTCCAGAATTCCTACAAGGGGACGGAGGCAAGGCCCGGAGCGAGCTGCAGGCCCGCCTCGACGACCTGTGGGAAGATATCAACTACAGCCTTCGCGACCATAGTCCCGGCCATCTGGGGGAGCCCTGA
- the APOA1 gene encoding apolipoprotein A-I, producing MKAVVLTLAVLFLTGSQARHFWQQDDPQSSWDRVKDFATVYVDAIKDSGRDYVTQFEASALGKQLNLKLLDNWDSLTSTFAKVREQLGPVTREFWDNLEKETESLRQEMNKDLQEVKQKVQPYLDEFQKKWQEELQIYRQKVAPLGEELREGARQKVQELQDKLTPLAEEMRDRARAHVETLRQQLAPYSDELRQRMAARFEMLKEGGGSLVQYHAKASEQLKALGEKAKPALEDLRQGLLPVLENLKVSILAAIDEASKKLNAQ from the exons ATGAAAGCCGTGGTGCTGACCTTGGCTGTGCTCTTCCTCACCG ggaGCCAGGCTCGGCATTTCTGGCAGCAAGATGACCCCCAGTCATCCTGGGATCGGGTGAAGGATTTTGCCACCGTGTACGTGGATGCAATCAAAGACAGTGGCAGAGACTATGTGACCCAATTTGAAGCCTCCGCTTTGGGAAAACAGCTCAA CCTGAAACTCCTGGACAACTGGGACAGCCTGACCAGCACGTTTGCCAAAGTGCGCGAACAGCTGGGCCCGGTGACCCGGGAGTTCTGGGACAACCTGGAAAAGGAGACAGAGTCGCTGAGGCAGGAGATGAACAAGGACCTGCAGGAGGTGAAGCAGAAGGTGCAGCCCTACCTGGACGAATTCCAGAAGAAGTGGCAGGAGGAGCTGCAGATCTACCGCCAGAAGGTGGCGCCGCTGGGCGAGGAGTTGCGCGAGGGCGCGCGCCAGAAGGTTCAGGAGCTGCAGGACAAGCTGACCCCGCTGGCCGAGGAGATGCGCGACCGCGCGCGCGCCCACGTGGAGACCCTGCGGCAGCAGCTGGCGCCTTACAGCGACGAACTGCGCCAGCGCATGGCCGCCCGCTTCGAGATGCTCAAGGAGGGCGGCGGCAGCCTGGTCCAGTACCACGCCAAGGCCAGCGAGCAGCTGAAAGCGCTGGGCGAGAAGGCCAAGCCCGCGCTGGAGGACCTCCGCCAGGGCCTGCTGCCCGTGCTGGAGAACCTCAAGGTCAGCATCCTGGCCGCCATCGACGAGGCCTCCAAGAAGCTGAATGCCCAGTGA
- the APOA4 gene encoding apolipoprotein A-IV, giving the protein MFLKAVVLSLALVAVTGAQEEVSADQVATVIWDYFSQLSNNAKKAVEHLQKSELTQQLNTLFQDKLGEVNTYTDDLQKKLVPFATELHERLTKDSEKLKEEIRNELEELRARLLPHASEVSQKIGDNMRHLQQRLGPYAEELRTQVNAQAQQLQRQLTPYTERMEAVLRQNMDNLQASLAPYADELKAKIDQNVEELKARLTPYADELKAKIDQNVEELRRSLAPYAQDVQGKLSHQLEGLAFQMKKHAEELKAKISARAEELRQKLAPLTESVRGNLKGNAAELQRSLAELSSHLDQQVETFRHTVGPYGETFNKAMVQQVEELRQKLGPLAGDVEDHLSFLEKDLRDKVNTFFNTLKEEESQAHALTAQEQMLAPLAG; this is encoded by the exons ATGTTCCTGAAGGCTGTGGTCCTGAGCCTGGCCCTGGTGGCTGTCACCG GTGCCCAGGAGGAGGTCAGTGCCGACCAGGTGGCCACTGTGATTTGGGACTACTTCAGCCAGCTGAGCAACAATGCCAAGAAGGCTGTGGAACATCTCCAGAAGTCTGAGCTCACCCAGCAGCTCAA CACCCTCTTCCAAGACAAACTTGGGGAAGTGAACACCTACACGGATGACCTGCAGAAGAAGCTGGTGCCCTTTGCCACGGAGCTGCACGAACGCCTGACCAAGGACTCAGAGAAGCTGAAGGAGGAGATTCGGAATGAGCTGGAGGAGCTGCGGGCCCGGCTGCTGCCCCACGCCAGCGAGGTGAGCCAGAAGATTGGCGACAACATGCGCCATTTGCAGCAGCGCCTGGGGCCCTACGCGGAGGAGCTGCGCACCCAGGTCAACgcccaggcccagcagctgcAGCGCCAGCTGACGCCCTACACCGAGCGCATGGAGGCGGTGCTGAGGCAGAACATGGACAACCTGCAGGCCTCGCTGGCGCCCTACGCCGACGAGCTCAAGGCCAAGATCGACCAGAACGTGGAGGAGCTCAAGGCGCGCCTCACGCCCTACGCCGACGAGCTCAAGGCCAAGATCGACCAGAACGTGGAGGAGCTGCGCCGCAGCCTGGCCCCCTACGCGCAGGACGTCCAGGGGAAGCTCAGCCACCAGCTCGAGGGCCTGGCCTTCCAGATGAAGAAGCACGCCGAGGAGCTGAAGGCCAAGATCTCGGCCCGCGCGGAGGAGCTGCGGCAGAAACTGGCGCCCCTGACCGAGAGCGTGCGCGGCAACCTGAAGGGCAACGCCGCGGAGCTGCAGAGGTCGCTGGCCGAGCTGAGCAGCCACCTGGACCAGCAGGTGGAGACGTTCCGCCACACCGTGGGGCCCTACGGCGAGACCTTCAACAAAGCTATGGTGCAGCAAGTGGAGGAGCTCAGGCAGAAGCTGGGCCCCCTGGCGGGGGACGTGGAAGACCACCTGAGCTTCCTGGAGAAGGACCTGAGGGACAAAGTCAACACCTTCTTCAACACCCTCAAGGAGGAAGAGAGCCAGGCCCACGCCCTCACCGCCCAGGAGCAGATGCTGGCCCCTTTGGCGGGCTGA
- the APOA5 gene encoding apolipoprotein A-V isoform X2, with protein sequence MASVAAVLTWALALLSVLSITQARKGFWDYFSQSSRDKGRVEQIQQQKLAREPASLKDRLEPDLSNMDNFLEKLGPLNGQGREPPGLPRDPVGMRQQLQEELEEVRERLEPYMAEVHERVGWNLEGLRRQLQPYTVELMEQVALRVQELQEQLRVVGEGTKAQLLGGVEEARSLLQELQNRVAHHTGRVKALFHPYAERLVTGIGHHVQELHRSVAPHAAASPARLSRCVQVLSRKLTLKAKALHTRIQQNLDQLREELSAFAGAGADGAEEEAQPDPQVLSQEVRQRLQAFRHDTFLQIAAFTRAIDQETKQIQQQLAPPPPGHSAFAPEFLQGDGGKARSELQARLDDLWEDINYSLRDHSPGHLGEP encoded by the exons ATGGCAAGTGTGGCTGCAGTTCTGACCTGGGCTCTGGCCCTCCTCTCAG TGCTTTCAATCACCCAGGCACGGAAAGGCTTCTGGGACTACTTCAGCCAGAGCAGCAGGGACAAAGGCAGGGTGGAGCAGATCCAGCAGCAGAAGCTGGCACGGGAGCCCGC GAGCCTGAAAGACAGACTTGAGCCAGACCTCAGCAATATGGACAACTTCCTGGAAAAGCTGGGCCCTCTGAATGGGCAGGGGAGGGAACCTCCCGGGCTCCCACGCGACCCGGTGGGCATGcggcagcagctgcaggaggagctggaggaagtgagggagcGTCTGGAGCCCTACATGGCGGAGGTGCATGAGCGCGTGGGCTGGAACCTGGAGGGGTTACGGCGGCAGCTGCAGCCCTACACGGTGGAGCTGATGGAGCAGGTGGCCCTGCGCGTGCAGGAGCTGCAGGAGCAGTTGCGCGTGGTCGGAGAGGGCACCAAGGCCCAGCTGCTGGGGGGCGTGGAAGAGGCGCGCAGCCTGCTGCAGGAGCTGCAGAACCGCGTGGCACACCACACTGGCCGCGTCAAGGCGCTCTTCCACCCGTACGCGGAGCGCCTGGTGACCGGCATCGGGCACCACGTGCAGGAGCTGCACCGCAGCGTGGCGCCGCACGCGGCCGCCAGCCCGGCGCGCCTCAGCCGCTGCGTGCAGGTGCTCTCGCGCAAGCTCACGCTCAAGGCCAAGGCCCTGCACACGCGCATCCAGCAGAACCTCGACCAGCTGCGCGAAGAGCTCAGCGCCTTTGCTGGCGCCGGCGCTGACGGTGCGGAGGAAGAGGCCCAGCCGGACCCCCAGGTGCTGTCTCAGGAGGTGCGCCAACGACTCCAGGCTTTCCGCCACGACACCTTCCTGCAGATTGCCGCCTTCACCCGCGCCATTGACCAAGAGACCAAGCAGATCCAGCAGCAGCTGGCGCCGCCTCCGCCAGGCCACAGCGCCTTCGCTCCAGAATTCCTACAAGGGGACGGAGGCAAGGCCCGGAGCGAGCTGCAGGCCCGCCTCGACGACCTGTGGGAAGATATCAACTACAGCCTTCGCGACCATAGTCCCGGCCATCTGGGGGAGCCCTGA
- the APOA5 gene encoding apolipoprotein A-V isoform X1 → MGAGIENIMASVAAVLTWALALLSVLSITQARKGFWDYFSQSSRDKGRVEQIQQQKLAREPASLKDRLEPDLSNMDNFLEKLGPLNGQGREPPGLPRDPVGMRQQLQEELEEVRERLEPYMAEVHERVGWNLEGLRRQLQPYTVELMEQVALRVQELQEQLRVVGEGTKAQLLGGVEEARSLLQELQNRVAHHTGRVKALFHPYAERLVTGIGHHVQELHRSVAPHAAASPARLSRCVQVLSRKLTLKAKALHTRIQQNLDQLREELSAFAGAGADGAEEEAQPDPQVLSQEVRQRLQAFRHDTFLQIAAFTRAIDQETKQIQQQLAPPPPGHSAFAPEFLQGDGGKARSELQARLDDLWEDINYSLRDHSPGHLGEP, encoded by the exons ATGGGGGCAGGAATAG AGAACATCATGGCAAGTGTGGCTGCAGTTCTGACCTGGGCTCTGGCCCTCCTCTCAG TGCTTTCAATCACCCAGGCACGGAAAGGCTTCTGGGACTACTTCAGCCAGAGCAGCAGGGACAAAGGCAGGGTGGAGCAGATCCAGCAGCAGAAGCTGGCACGGGAGCCCGC GAGCCTGAAAGACAGACTTGAGCCAGACCTCAGCAATATGGACAACTTCCTGGAAAAGCTGGGCCCTCTGAATGGGCAGGGGAGGGAACCTCCCGGGCTCCCACGCGACCCGGTGGGCATGcggcagcagctgcaggaggagctggaggaagtgagggagcGTCTGGAGCCCTACATGGCGGAGGTGCATGAGCGCGTGGGCTGGAACCTGGAGGGGTTACGGCGGCAGCTGCAGCCCTACACGGTGGAGCTGATGGAGCAGGTGGCCCTGCGCGTGCAGGAGCTGCAGGAGCAGTTGCGCGTGGTCGGAGAGGGCACCAAGGCCCAGCTGCTGGGGGGCGTGGAAGAGGCGCGCAGCCTGCTGCAGGAGCTGCAGAACCGCGTGGCACACCACACTGGCCGCGTCAAGGCGCTCTTCCACCCGTACGCGGAGCGCCTGGTGACCGGCATCGGGCACCACGTGCAGGAGCTGCACCGCAGCGTGGCGCCGCACGCGGCCGCCAGCCCGGCGCGCCTCAGCCGCTGCGTGCAGGTGCTCTCGCGCAAGCTCACGCTCAAGGCCAAGGCCCTGCACACGCGCATCCAGCAGAACCTCGACCAGCTGCGCGAAGAGCTCAGCGCCTTTGCTGGCGCCGGCGCTGACGGTGCGGAGGAAGAGGCCCAGCCGGACCCCCAGGTGCTGTCTCAGGAGGTGCGCCAACGACTCCAGGCTTTCCGCCACGACACCTTCCTGCAGATTGCCGCCTTCACCCGCGCCATTGACCAAGAGACCAAGCAGATCCAGCAGCAGCTGGCGCCGCCTCCGCCAGGCCACAGCGCCTTCGCTCCAGAATTCCTACAAGGGGACGGAGGCAAGGCCCGGAGCGAGCTGCAGGCCCGCCTCGACGACCTGTGGGAAGATATCAACTACAGCCTTCGCGACCATAGTCCCGGCCATCTGGGGGAGCCCTGA